Below is a genomic region from Fibrobacter sp..
AACGTCACGCTGCCGTCTCGGTCGGTGCGGAAAAACCGCGCCGTATCCCCGAGCACATAAGCGTACTTGCGGATAACCGACATGGCGGGGTGCCCGTAGCTGTTGCCCGCGCCAACGCTTGCCACGGCATAATCCGGAGCGACTTGCGCAACGAACCGCAGTGAGCTGCTCCCCGCAGATCCGTGGTGCGGCACCTGCAGCAAGCCCGCGGAGAGCGTGGGGGAAAGTTCCAGCAGGCGGCGTTCACCCGCAGAATCCAGGTCGCCCGTCAGGAGGGCGGTAGAAACCCCGAATTCCACCCGCAGAACCACGCTCGCAGGGTTCCCGCCTTCGCGCACGTAATCCGGCGGCCAAAGAACGTCGAACCGCGGGGCATCCCCGGCACCCGAAGACTGCCCGGAACCCGCGACACACTCGGGCGAACCTTTCCCGGCACCCGAAGACTGCCCGCAATCCGCAGCGAACCCGAGCGCATCCCCGCGCACAAGCATATCCACCGGGACGCCCAACCTGCGAGCCACCCGCAGTACGCTATCCCGCACAAAACCGCCCGCGGTATCCGGCCCCACGAACAGACGCCGCACATGCACCCGCGCGGCACTCCCAACCTGAGAAGAGTCAACAATCCGCGGCGACGTCCCAACCCGAGCAAAGCCAGCGCCCGCCTCACCCGAAACCCCACCGCGGTCCACAGCGAACTCCATGAACCCGCCCGCATGGTCCCTGTGGTTATGGCTCACCACCACCCACTCGAGCGTATCCACCCCGCGCGCGACCAGCGAATCCACCACCCCCACGGAATCGGGCCCCGTATCGTACAGCGCGAAACGCCCGCCATACTCCAGCAGCACCGCGAGCCCCTGCCCCACATCAAGAAACTCGACCCGCAGCGGAAGAGCCTCCTCCTCGCCCTCATCTATCACACAAGTGCATGCGGTCAGGGCGAAAACGGCCGCCAGAACCCACTTTTTTAACGAAAAAACAGAGTATCTCATACCCTTAATACGGTTATCCCCCCTAAAATCAGCCAAAAGCACACCTTTTTTACTATCTTTTAGGTATGCAGTTACCCAAATACAAGAAAAAGAAACGCATCAAGCTCAAAATTTGCCAGGAACCCGGCTGCGGACGCGAATTCTGGGGACACCCGATTGCCAAGTACT
It encodes:
- a CDS encoding MBL fold metallo-hydrolase, which gives rise to MRYSVFSLKKWVLAAVFALTACTCVIDEGEEEALPLRVEFLDVGQGLAVLLEYGGRFALYDTGPDSVGVVDSLVARGVDTLEWVVVSHNHRDHAGGFMEFAVDRGGVSGEAGAGFARVGTSPRIVDSSQVGSAARVHVRRLFVGPDTAGGFVRDSVLRVARRLGVPVDMLVRGDALGFAADCGQSSGAGKGSPECVAGSGQSSGAGDAPRFDVLWPPDYVREGGNPASVVLRVEFGVSTALLTGDLDSAGERRLLELSPTLSAGLLQVPHHGSAGSSSLRFVAQVAPDYAVASVGAGNSYGHPAMSVIRKYAYVLGDTARFFRTDRDGSVTFELWPDLGVVVNTN